From Domibacillus sp. DTU_2020_1001157_1_SI_ALB_TIR_016, a single genomic window includes:
- a CDS encoding RraA family protein yields the protein MNMGFRIFSVEKQIDPAIVEQFKDVVTPHISDNMNRIHAAGAELRPYHKDGKLVGSAITVKTRPGDNLLVHKAIDLAQPGEVIVVDAGGDTTNAIVGEIMQRIAKRKGIGGFVINGAIRDSLAFRNDTFPVYAKGVTHRGPYKDGPGEINVPISIGGMIIHPGDLIVGDEDGLVVVPIDEAEEILKKAQKMAQNEEKIFEAIEQGTVDRSWVDRTLKEKGCELIVTPSLISSGESI from the coding sequence ATGAACATGGGATTTAGAATATTTTCAGTCGAAAAGCAGATTGATCCAGCCATCGTGGAACAATTCAAAGATGTTGTGACGCCGCATATCAGTGATAATATGAACCGTATCCATGCAGCAGGTGCGGAACTGCGGCCGTACCATAAGGATGGGAAACTGGTCGGCTCTGCGATTACAGTGAAAACAAGACCTGGAGACAATCTGCTTGTGCATAAAGCCATTGACCTTGCACAGCCAGGAGAGGTAATTGTTGTTGATGCAGGCGGCGATACGACAAACGCGATTGTAGGGGAAATAATGCAAAGAATCGCGAAGAGAAAGGGTATTGGCGGCTTTGTGATTAATGGTGCCATTCGGGATTCTCTGGCTTTCAGAAATGATACATTTCCTGTTTATGCAAAAGGTGTGACGCACCGAGGCCCTTACAAAGACGGTCCGGGTGAAATTAATGTACCGATTTCGATTGGCGGTATGATTATACATCCAGGCGATTTGATTGTCGGAGATGAAGATGGACTGGTTGTTGTTCCAATCGATGAAGCTGAAGAGATTCTGAAAAAAGCACAAAAAATGGCCCAGAATGAAGAAAAAATATTTGAGGCTATTGAACAAGGAACCGTTGACCGATCCTGGGTAGACCGTACGCTAAAAGAAAAAGGCTGTGAATTAATTGTTACGCCTTCGCTTATCAGCAGCGGTGAAAGTATATGA
- a CDS encoding zincin-like metallopeptidase domain-containing protein: protein MPHHSGRSVYFPNLDYVSGPSLEDYWEAEEYYSVLFHELVHSTGHNSRLARKGIIQSGVAFGDATYSKEELVAEIGAAMLCGVARIENATIENIASYIESWLRVLKEDSKLIVQAAAQAQKAADYIRSPK, encoded by the coding sequence ATTCCTCATCATTCCGGGCGGTCTGTTTACTTTCCCAATTTGGATTATGTTAGCGGACCGTCGCTGGAAGACTACTGGGAAGCAGAAGAGTATTATTCGGTTCTGTTTCATGAACTCGTTCACAGCACAGGCCATAACAGCCGCCTTGCCCGCAAAGGGATTATACAAAGCGGCGTGGCATTTGGAGATGCAACCTATTCTAAAGAAGAGCTAGTTGCGGAAATTGGCGCGGCGATGCTGTGTGGCGTGGCCAGGATTGAGAATGCGACGATTGAAAACATTGCCAGCTATATCGAGTCCTGGCTACGTGTCCTAAAAGAAGATTCAAAACTGATTGTGCAGGCAGCAGCACAGGCCCAAAAAGCAGCTGATTATATTAGGTCACCAAAGTAA
- a CDS encoding D-glycerate dehydrogenase, which produces MKPKVYITRKLPKPLVEKVSYLCDVRMWQEAEIPVPPEVLEKEIRCVDGLLCLLTETIDDSLMSKAKNLKIIANMAVGYNNIDLNSATKRGIMVTNTPGVLTETTADLTFALLMATARRIVESSDYLRKGEWTTWSPMQLTGQDIYGATLGIVGLGRIGEALVKRAKGFDMNVLYYNRSRKVHQEETLKIKFASLENLLTFSDFVCVMTPYTRETHHLIGKEQLALMKENAVLINTARGGIVDEDALYHALKTKQIWGAGIDVFENEPVSLDHPLLTLPSVVTLPHIGSASIVTRTKMADLAITNLLQGVRNSIPDNLLNEIKRNEVLRNT; this is translated from the coding sequence ATGAAACCAAAAGTATACATTACGAGAAAACTTCCAAAGCCGCTTGTAGAGAAAGTAAGTTATTTATGCGACGTGCGAATGTGGCAAGAAGCGGAGATTCCAGTTCCGCCTGAAGTATTAGAAAAGGAGATTCGATGTGTAGACGGCTTATTATGTTTACTGACAGAAACGATTGACGATTCTTTGATGAGTAAAGCGAAAAATCTTAAAATTATTGCAAATATGGCTGTTGGTTATAATAACATCGATTTGAACAGTGCGACAAAACGCGGCATTATGGTCACAAATACACCAGGGGTTTTAACTGAAACAACAGCGGATTTAACCTTTGCTTTATTAATGGCAACAGCACGCCGCATAGTGGAATCATCAGATTATTTGAGAAAAGGTGAATGGACAACATGGTCTCCCATGCAGTTAACCGGTCAGGATATTTATGGCGCGACATTAGGGATTGTTGGACTGGGAAGGATTGGAGAAGCCCTTGTGAAAAGGGCCAAAGGCTTTGATATGAATGTTCTTTATTATAATAGAAGCCGGAAGGTTCACCAAGAAGAAACACTTAAAATTAAATTTGCATCACTTGAAAACCTCCTTACTTTCTCGGACTTTGTGTGCGTTATGACGCCTTATACAAGAGAAACACACCACTTAATAGGCAAAGAACAGCTGGCATTAATGAAAGAAAATGCTGTTCTAATTAATACGGCGAGAGGAGGAATCGTGGATGAAGACGCTTTATACCACGCGTTAAAAACCAAACAGATTTGGGGAGCGGGTATAGACGTTTTCGAAAACGAGCCGGTTTCTTTAGACCACCCTTTGTTAACGCTGCCGAGCGTGGTGACTCTTCCGCATATTGGAAGCGCGAGCATTGTCACCAGAACAAAAATGGCCGACTTAGCGATAACGAATTTGCTCCAAGGGGTAAGAAACTCAATCCCTGATAACTTGCTTAACGAAATAAAGCGTAATGAGGTACTGAGGAATACCTAA
- a CDS encoding DctP family TRAP transporter solute-binding subunit has protein sequence MKKILLLVLICMSIVGLTACSGNEEKGTEANGSKPIVMKLGSVNNDKHTLHDGYEKFKEIVEKETNGEIKVEIYMNGLLGNDQSMIEALQLGTIESVGVSTSMLANWAPSMLAFDLPFMIKDEATADKILDGPFGEKAAKQLEEEQLLLLGYMENGFRQLTNSKHEVKTLQDMEGFKIRTMQTPLNLATWKALGTNPTPMPYTELFTAMEQKVIDAQENPYGNMALDKFYEVQKYLTQTNHVYNPMGLVISKKFYDQLTPEQQKVIKEAGEEASIYQRELNREKSQEYLKTLEDKGMVITELSPEARKEFEEKSQSVNEEFKEKIGKEYYDEFVAEAGK, from the coding sequence GTGAAAAAGATTTTACTGTTAGTTTTAATTTGCATGTCAATTGTTGGATTGACTGCTTGTTCCGGTAACGAAGAGAAAGGAACAGAGGCAAATGGCAGTAAGCCAATAGTGATGAAGCTTGGATCAGTAAATAATGATAAACACACTCTTCATGACGGTTATGAAAAATTTAAAGAAATTGTAGAGAAAGAAACGAATGGGGAAATTAAAGTAGAGATCTACATGAATGGTTTGCTAGGGAATGACCAATCCATGATTGAAGCTCTTCAATTAGGAACTATCGAAAGCGTGGGTGTTTCTACATCAATGTTAGCAAACTGGGCGCCATCTATGCTGGCATTTGATTTGCCTTTCATGATTAAAGACGAAGCTACAGCAGATAAAATATTAGACGGGCCTTTCGGTGAAAAAGCAGCAAAGCAGTTGGAAGAAGAGCAGCTTTTGCTTTTAGGTTATATGGAAAATGGTTTTAGACAGCTTACAAATAGTAAACATGAAGTAAAAACGCTTCAAGATATGGAAGGATTCAAAATTCGGACAATGCAAACACCACTTAATCTAGCAACATGGAAAGCATTAGGTACGAACCCGACACCAATGCCTTATACAGAACTTTTTACAGCGATGGAGCAAAAAGTTATCGATGCACAGGAAAATCCGTATGGAAACATGGCGCTTGATAAATTTTATGAGGTGCAAAAGTATCTGACTCAAACAAATCATGTCTACAATCCAATGGGACTTGTCATCTCTAAGAAGTTTTATGATCAATTGACTCCAGAACAACAAAAAGTGATCAAAGAAGCCGGTGAAGAAGCTTCTATTTATCAAAGAGAACTTAATCGCGAAAAAAGTCAGGAGTATTTAAAAACACTGGAAGATAAGGGCATGGTGATTACAGAACTATCCCCAGAAGCACGGAAAGAATTTGAGGAGAAATCTCAAAGTGTGAATGAGGAATTTAAAGAAAAAATCGGCAAGGAGTATTATGACGAGTTCGTTGCGGAAGCAGGAAAATAG
- a CDS encoding acyl CoA:acetate/3-ketoacid CoA transferase: protein MGTSSRIQKNNSKIVSAEEAVKNIPSDATITIGGLISILCPEKVMAALGDRFARTGEPKNLSVITPVRVGWDPNKSTGLEHVAQKGMLKRLISGSFNVKESPKLTDMIKNNEIEAYNFSMGTLFQLIRSIAGGHPGLLTTVGLHTYVDPRQDGGRLNDYTKEEIVRLLEIDGKEHLFYPSFPIDVAIIRGTTADENGNITLEEEPATLSGLEMAMAAKASGGYVIAQVKRVTENKTLHPRSVEIPGILVDAIVIDEEQTQSLLPDYEPSWTGEIKKPLNQLKKALPLDAKKVILRRAAQEVEKGSIINLGVGIPVDLPQLALEGGFFDDVTFSLEHGAIGGVPMGVEVFGAHTNPEAFVTSPQIFDYYQSGGLSTTLLGFAQIDGAGNVNVSKFNGIFRGSGGFIDITHKTPKIMFCGTLTSGGLKVSIENGEINIEREGRHKKFINSIEHMTFNAQEALKKGQEVLYVTERCVFRLENDGLVLIEYAPGIDVQKDILLNVECPVRVADNVKLMDPALFSHDENKKVMERV from the coding sequence ATGGGAACATCATCTCGTATCCAAAAAAATAACTCAAAAATTGTTTCAGCTGAAGAAGCAGTAAAAAATATTCCAAGTGATGCCACCATTACGATTGGCGGCCTGATTTCCATTCTCTGTCCGGAAAAAGTAATGGCTGCACTCGGAGACAGGTTTGCACGCACGGGAGAACCGAAGAATTTATCGGTCATTACACCGGTAAGGGTCGGCTGGGATCCAAATAAAAGTACGGGGCTTGAACATGTAGCGCAAAAAGGAATGCTGAAACGGCTGATAAGCGGCAGTTTTAATGTGAAGGAAAGCCCTAAATTAACAGACATGATTAAAAATAATGAAATCGAAGCGTACAATTTTTCAATGGGTACCTTATTTCAATTAATTCGCTCTATAGCGGGTGGACATCCGGGTCTTTTAACAACAGTAGGGCTGCACACATATGTCGATCCACGTCAGGACGGCGGCCGGTTAAACGATTATACGAAAGAAGAAATCGTTCGACTGCTTGAAATTGATGGAAAGGAACATTTATTTTATCCTTCTTTTCCAATCGATGTTGCCATTATCAGAGGAACAACGGCAGATGAAAACGGTAATATTACACTTGAAGAAGAACCAGCGACATTAAGCGGTCTTGAGATGGCGATGGCTGCTAAAGCAAGCGGCGGATATGTTATCGCCCAGGTAAAGCGAGTTACCGAGAATAAAACACTGCATCCGCGTTCTGTCGAAATACCTGGCATTTTAGTTGATGCGATTGTGATTGATGAAGAGCAGACACAAAGCTTGCTGCCTGATTACGAGCCGAGCTGGACAGGAGAAATTAAAAAGCCGCTCAATCAGCTTAAGAAAGCGCTGCCTCTTGATGCCAAAAAAGTGATTTTGCGCAGGGCAGCTCAAGAAGTCGAGAAAGGATCCATCATCAACCTTGGTGTAGGCATTCCCGTTGACCTTCCACAGCTTGCTTTAGAAGGAGGATTTTTCGATGATGTGACGTTTTCTTTAGAACATGGAGCAATTGGCGGCGTTCCTATGGGTGTAGAAGTGTTTGGTGCCCATACAAATCCAGAGGCCTTTGTCACTTCTCCTCAAATATTTGATTATTACCAGTCAGGCGGCCTTTCCACAACATTACTGGGATTTGCGCAAATTGACGGAGCTGGGAATGTGAATGTAAGTAAGTTTAACGGAATATTCCGTGGTTCCGGCGGTTTTATCGACATTACGCATAAAACACCAAAAATTATGTTTTGCGGCACATTAACGAGCGGGGGATTAAAAGTTTCAATCGAAAATGGAGAAATCAACATTGAACGTGAAGGAAGGCATAAGAAATTTATTAACTCCATTGAGCATATGACATTTAATGCGCAGGAGGCACTGAAAAAAGGGCAGGAAGTTCTTTATGTGACAGAACGATGTGTATTCCGTCTAGAAAATGACGGGCTGGTTCTTATTGAATATGCACCTGGTATAGATGTGCAAAAAGATATTCTTTTAAATGTAGAATGCCCGGTAAGAGTCGCAGATAATGTCAAGCTGATGGATCCAGCGCTTTTCAGCCATGACGAGAATAAAAAAGTAATGGAAAGGGTGTAA
- a CDS encoding enoyl-CoA hydratase/isomerase family protein: MNVTVSIDEGIASILLHNPPLNILSNAVKRDIKETFQSLASNKNVRVILFETAGEHFCCGADLKEFPDRIKQNKAKEAWIEGHGMLQAIMNVPQPTIVCVKGNALGGGAELASAFDIRLFADDVSFGYPEVSRAVFPGNGGLERFMELSGESHAAFLFLTGERISASEALRIGMANKVVETEKLELEGKKTAQLLASYSNVTIQTIKRVIQDCLKGDQFFRKGMNDFASLHETEDVKESITAFFEKRKPVYQHK, from the coding sequence ATGAATGTGACAGTTTCGATTGATGAAGGTATCGCCTCTATTTTGCTTCATAATCCTCCATTAAATATTTTGTCAAACGCAGTCAAACGGGACATAAAGGAGACCTTTCAATCTCTTGCAAGCAATAAAAACGTGCGGGTCATTTTATTTGAGACAGCTGGCGAGCACTTTTGCTGTGGCGCTGATTTAAAAGAATTTCCTGATCGGATTAAGCAAAACAAAGCAAAAGAGGCTTGGATTGAAGGACACGGCATGCTGCAAGCCATTATGAATGTTCCCCAGCCAACGATTGTTTGTGTAAAAGGAAATGCACTTGGCGGCGGAGCGGAATTGGCCAGTGCATTCGATATTCGTTTATTCGCCGACGACGTTTCATTCGGCTACCCGGAGGTAAGCCGGGCTGTTTTTCCGGGTAATGGGGGGCTGGAAAGGTTTATGGAGCTTTCTGGAGAATCGCATGCCGCCTTTCTGTTTTTAACTGGTGAAAGAATCTCAGCATCCGAGGCATTAAGAATCGGTATGGCGAATAAGGTCGTGGAAACCGAGAAGCTGGAGCTTGAAGGAAAGAAAACAGCACAGCTTCTCGCTTCGTATTCAAATGTCACGATTCAAACGATTAAAAGAGTCATTCAAGATTGCCTGAAAGGGGACCAATTTTTCCGAAAAGGAATGAATGACTTCGCTTCTCTTCATGAGACAGAGGATGTGAAAGAATCCATTACAGCTTTTTTTGAAAAAAGAAAACCCGTTTATCAACATAAATAA
- a CDS encoding TRAP transporter small permease, with protein MNKISKSLENTLNIVMALALAIMVVLVFGNVVLRYLFNSGITWSEEMSRYLFIWLTFLGAIGAFKNKEHLGVDMLIKRLPNKMKRVVLVISDLLILAVLYLVLDGSWKMTMINIDSKAPATGLPLAFVYGTGILVSISMGIMTIYNLYQVMFNKIKDEDLVKISDSEELIALHEEEFITDDIMISKEEKKA; from the coding sequence ATGAATAAAATATCAAAATCATTAGAAAACACATTAAACATTGTTATGGCTCTTGCATTAGCCATTATGGTCGTTCTTGTATTCGGCAACGTAGTTCTTCGCTACCTTTTCAATTCAGGTATTACCTGGTCAGAAGAAATGTCGCGGTACCTTTTTATTTGGCTGACGTTTCTCGGTGCCATTGGCGCCTTTAAAAACAAAGAACACTTAGGCGTGGACATGCTGATTAAGCGGCTTCCTAATAAGATGAAAAGAGTTGTACTTGTGATCAGCGATTTACTGATATTAGCCGTCCTTTACCTTGTCCTTGACGGCAGCTGGAAGATGACGATGATTAACATTGACAGCAAGGCGCCAGCTACAGGCCTGCCGCTGGCTTTTGTATATGGGACAGGCATTTTAGTCAGTATTTCTATGGGAATCATGACCATTTATAACTTGTATCAGGTGATGTTTAACAAAATCAAGGATGAGGACTTAGTTAAGATTAGTGATTCAGAAGAATTGATTGCTCTTCACGAAGAAGAGTTTATCACAGACGACATCATGATAAGCAAGGAGGAGAAAAAGGCATGA
- a CDS encoding acyl-CoA dehydrogenase family protein: MQLTETQQDWKEVARDFAKRKLEPATEWLEGEKFWANAKNLADHGFLGLTLPEEYGGMGLNLFDAVLIIEELCRVCPTSGRHAYHASMGIASFINTLGNEEQKKKYLPLITSGKLFVALGMSEPEAGSAATDIKTTAVEDGEYYRLNGSKVFISDAHLSDVFVVYARFGNSGRTSDIGAILVERGTPGFTVGPNEENMSGEIQCALYFEDAMVPKENVLVTQDAFKKLMGVYNGVRLGFLAQTMGITQAAFDRTMEHVKQRKQFGKEICEFQGLQWMISDMYVQLEAARTLLYRAAEAASDNKPDKNAVSVAKIFVAEASQKITDTCIQLHGGYGFSKQYPLEWYYRCVRAASIAGGTLQVHKTMLASSVLERKFDQRSK; encoded by the coding sequence ATGCAACTAACTGAAACGCAACAAGATTGGAAAGAAGTCGCACGGGATTTTGCCAAACGTAAACTAGAGCCTGCTACAGAATGGCTGGAGGGTGAAAAGTTCTGGGCCAATGCAAAGAATCTAGCGGACCACGGATTTTTAGGATTAACACTTCCAGAAGAATACGGGGGAATGGGCCTGAATTTATTTGATGCGGTGCTGATCATTGAAGAATTGTGCCGCGTATGCCCGACAAGCGGCCGCCATGCATATCACGCAAGCATGGGGATCGCGTCCTTCATTAACACGTTGGGAAATGAAGAGCAGAAGAAAAAATATTTACCGCTTATTACATCCGGCAAGCTGTTCGTTGCACTCGGGATGAGTGAACCAGAAGCGGGAAGTGCAGCAACCGATATTAAGACGACGGCTGTTGAAGACGGTGAATATTATCGTTTAAATGGATCAAAAGTCTTTATCAGTGATGCGCATCTTTCTGATGTATTTGTTGTATACGCACGCTTCGGCAATTCAGGCCGTACATCCGATATTGGCGCCATCCTTGTAGAACGTGGAACACCGGGCTTTACGGTAGGACCAAATGAAGAAAATATGAGCGGTGAAATTCAATGTGCGCTCTATTTTGAAGATGCAATGGTGCCAAAAGAAAATGTTCTGGTCACTCAGGATGCCTTTAAAAAGTTAATGGGCGTGTACAATGGCGTTCGCTTGGGATTCTTGGCGCAAACAATGGGGATTACCCAGGCGGCATTTGACCGTACGATGGAACATGTAAAGCAAAGGAAGCAGTTTGGCAAAGAAATTTGTGAGTTCCAGGGATTACAATGGATGATCTCAGACATGTATGTACAGCTTGAAGCGGCTCGTACACTTTTATACCGCGCAGCGGAAGCAGCTTCAGATAATAAGCCTGATAAAAATGCAGTGAGTGTTGCGAAAATTTTCGTGGCAGAAGCTTCTCAAAAGATTACCGATACGTGCATTCAGCTTCATGGCGGTTACGGTTTTTCAAAGCAATATCCACTGGAATGGTATTACCGCTGTGTACGGGCTGCTTCTATAGCAGGCGGTACGCTGCAAGTTCATAAAACGATGCTCGCATCGAGTGTATTGGAAAGAAAGTTTGACCAGCGAAGCAAATAA
- a CDS encoding FAD-binding protein, with protein sequence MTIKVDHIIETDVLVVGGGGAAARAALSAAQTGANVRMAIKARWLTGGSTATAFSELLAIAAAIGHADERDHPEIHYEDTLDAGRGFIDPELVWTLASEVPDRIQDLIDIGLNFDKQENGKLVQGMSDFATYPRTCRVNGVTARHILVALGKQIKKRNVPIDENMMVFKLLTGDDQAISGALGMNRETKEITLYKTPSVILACGGAQHVYKYAVGTSDMIGNGYAMAYELGIPLVNMEFIQIGPAAVKPSMTLLSGPVWKTKPILTNSKGENILQKHVPENISIDDVYNEKVFPFTISSAAYYLDTSIQKELELNPTPNGGVWGIMPPGSEAIVDEKIPKTKGVLKAKGIDVFNDPFEVALVAQCMNGGALIESPDGTTKVAGLFIAGETAGGLRGPDRPGGNSLAEGQVFGHRTGQAAAKHAEQSGNHMESEEKSHAVLENLMGWMRRSKGQKELNDAIISLQENMYQNCLVIRNEDRLNDAMTHIQACEQSLESGEFHIDQDNLSAAIDFKHMLTVAKSIVLSAQTRTESRSCHYREDYPEKDDENWIKSIFIAQENGEMGVHTRQWPRHRKNEKSEVKL encoded by the coding sequence GTGACTATTAAAGTAGACCATATAATTGAAACCGATGTACTGGTTGTTGGAGGCGGAGGAGCTGCTGCAAGAGCAGCTCTTTCAGCAGCACAAACAGGCGCCAATGTGCGGATGGCAATCAAAGCAAGATGGCTGACAGGCGGTTCGACTGCCACCGCGTTTTCGGAATTATTGGCGATCGCTGCAGCGATTGGACATGCGGATGAACGGGATCATCCAGAAATTCATTATGAGGACACGCTTGATGCTGGAAGAGGATTTATTGATCCAGAGCTTGTCTGGACACTCGCATCAGAAGTTCCTGACCGCATTCAAGATTTGATCGATATTGGTTTGAACTTTGATAAACAGGAAAACGGCAAACTCGTACAAGGAATGAGTGATTTTGCTACATATCCAAGAACGTGCCGGGTAAATGGTGTTACAGCACGACACATTTTAGTGGCACTTGGAAAACAAATCAAAAAGCGCAATGTGCCGATTGATGAAAATATGATGGTATTTAAATTATTAACAGGTGATGACCAAGCCATCTCAGGCGCATTGGGCATGAACCGTGAAACAAAAGAAATCACCCTTTATAAAACGCCTTCTGTGATTCTTGCATGCGGCGGTGCCCAGCATGTTTACAAATACGCAGTTGGAACTTCTGACATGATCGGAAATGGGTATGCCATGGCCTATGAACTTGGAATCCCACTGGTCAATATGGAATTTATTCAGATTGGACCGGCAGCGGTTAAGCCATCCATGACCCTGTTATCAGGCCCTGTATGGAAAACAAAACCGATTTTGACCAACAGTAAGGGAGAAAATATTCTCCAAAAGCATGTTCCTGAAAATATATCAATTGATGACGTTTACAACGAAAAGGTCTTCCCGTTTACAATTTCTTCTGCGGCTTATTATTTGGATACGTCCATTCAAAAAGAACTCGAATTAAACCCGACGCCAAATGGTGGTGTGTGGGGGATTATGCCTCCTGGATCCGAAGCGATTGTCGATGAAAAGATACCGAAAACAAAAGGTGTTTTAAAAGCAAAAGGCATCGATGTTTTTAATGATCCTTTTGAAGTGGCGCTTGTAGCACAGTGTATGAATGGCGGCGCTTTAATTGAATCGCCGGATGGAACGACAAAAGTAGCCGGTTTATTTATCGCTGGAGAAACAGCAGGAGGATTGCGCGGCCCGGATCGTCCAGGAGGCAACTCACTTGCTGAAGGCCAGGTTTTTGGTCATCGTACAGGCCAGGCCGCTGCCAAGCACGCTGAGCAGTCAGGAAACCATATGGAGTCTGAAGAAAAATCACACGCAGTACTTGAAAATCTTATGGGCTGGATGAGGCGCAGCAAAGGTCAGAAAGAGCTGAATGACGCCATCATTTCTTTACAAGAAAATATGTACCAAAATTGTCTTGTGATTCGCAATGAAGATCGCTTGAATGACGCCATGACCCATATTCAAGCATGTGAGCAGTCACTTGAAAGCGGTGAGTTTCACATTGATCAAGACAATCTTTCTGCAGCCATCGATTTTAAACATATGCTGACCGTGGCAAAATCGATTGTTTTATCTGCGCAAACACGTACAGAAAGCAGAAGCTGTCATTACCGCGAAGATTATCCGGAAAAAGATGATGAGAACTGGATTAAGAGTATTTTTATTGCACAAGAAAATGGAGAGATGGGAGTGCACACGCGCCAATGGCCTCGTCATCGTAAAAATGAAAAAAGTGAAGTTAAATTATGA
- a CDS encoding TRAP transporter large permease subunit, with protein sequence MIGVFVGSLLGAMALGMPIAFALLVSSVILMYALGIFDSQIIAQNLISGADNFPLMAIPFFMLAGELMNQGGLSRRIVEMAMTLVGHIRGGLGYVAILAALLFASISGSAVADTAALGAVLIPIMAKAGYNVNRSSGLIATGGIIAPVLPPSIGFIIFGVASGVSITQLFMAGIVPGLLMALGLVVTWAIVARKDKVEVQPRASVKEMLAAVRHGIWALFLPVIIIAGLKFGIFTPTEAAVVAAVYALFVGLIVYRELKVKDLFNVFVHAGKMTSVVMFLVAAALVSSWLITVANLPGAVIGMLEPFLDKPLLLLIMINLLVIVVGTAMDMTPTILILTPVLMPIIDAAGIDPVYFGVLFILNNAIGLLTPPVGTVLNVMCGISKISLEDLMKGIWPFLLVEVIILILLILFPSLVLVPLEWFT encoded by the coding sequence ATGATCGGTGTATTTGTCGGATCTTTACTCGGTGCAATGGCATTAGGAATGCCGATTGCCTTTGCCCTACTTGTAAGCAGCGTGATCTTAATGTATGCCCTTGGTATTTTTGACAGCCAGATTATCGCGCAGAACCTCATCAGCGGCGCGGATAACTTCCCGCTTATGGCGATCCCGTTCTTTATGCTGGCGGGAGAGTTAATGAATCAGGGAGGGCTGTCACGGCGGATCGTTGAAATGGCGATGACGCTGGTTGGCCATATTCGCGGAGGCCTTGGTTATGTGGCCATTCTGGCGGCTTTATTATTTGCCAGTATCTCTGGTTCAGCTGTAGCCGATACAGCAGCTCTTGGTGCCGTCTTAATTCCGATTATGGCTAAAGCCGGCTATAACGTAAACCGGTCGAGCGGACTGATTGCTACAGGGGGAATTATTGCCCCGGTCCTGCCGCCAAGTATTGGTTTTATCATTTTCGGTGTGGCAAGTGGTGTATCTATTACCCAGCTGTTTATGGCGGGAATTGTGCCCGGCCTGTTAATGGCTCTCGGCCTGGTGGTTACATGGGCCATTGTGGCCCGCAAGGATAAGGTAGAAGTGCAGCCCCGCGCATCGGTTAAAGAGATGCTTGCTGCTGTTCGTCACGGAATCTGGGCTTTATTCCTTCCAGTTATTATTATTGCAGGATTGAAATTTGGGATTTTTACACCGACGGAAGCCGCGGTTGTAGCCGCTGTATACGCACTGTTTGTCGGTCTTATTGTATATCGTGAATTAAAAGTGAAAGACTTATTCAACGTATTTGTTCATGCAGGCAAGATGACCAGTGTCGTCATGTTTCTGGTGGCAGCCGCACTCGTTTCCTCCTGGCTGATCACGGTGGCTAACCTGCCTGGCGCAGTCATTGGAATGCTAGAGCCGTTCCTGGACAAACCGCTCCTTCTGCTCATTATGATTAACCTGCTGGTGATCGTAGTTGGAACCGCCATGGATATGACGCCGACGATTTTAATTTTAACACCTGTTTTAATGCCGATTATTGACGCAGCGGGTATTGATCCTGTTTACTTCGGTGTCCTGTTCATTCTGAACAACGCAATTGGTCTCCTTACGCCTCCAGTTGGAACGGTCTTAAATGTTATGTGCGGAATAAGTAAAATCAGTTTGGAAGATTTGATGAAAGGCATCTGGCCTTTCCTGCTTGTAGAAGTCATTATCTTAATTTTGTTAATTTTGTTCCCGTCATTAGTATTAGTCCCGCTTGAGTGGTTTACATAA